The following coding sequences are from one Streptomyces venezuelae window:
- a CDS encoding DUF5955 family protein yields the protein MSGSEEDPRVAELRAAVARLRRELAAHPAEFTDRGIAEDELAALAEMAYGGAPEVPRMRRSLLLVAGAIGSVSALAAGLAAVRMAVEIFGEPDGRRG from the coding sequence GTGTCAGGGAGCGAGGAAGATCCGCGGGTGGCGGAGCTGCGCGCCGCGGTGGCCCGGCTGCGCCGGGAGCTCGCCGCGCACCCGGCCGAATTCACCGACCGCGGCATCGCCGAGGACGAACTGGCCGCGCTGGCGGAGATGGCGTACGGCGGTGCCCCCGAGGTCCCCAGGATGCGCAGGTCCCTCCTGCTCGTGGCCGGCGCCATCGGCTCGGTCAGCGCACTGGCGGCGGGACTGGCGGCGGTACGGATGGCCGTGGAGATATTCGGGGAGCCGGACGGGCGGCGGGGCTGA
- a CDS encoding sigma-70 family RNA polymerase sigma factor, which yields MNEVVRIGSRSAPGPDLQELLARVARGDQQAFTGVYDAVAGPVLGVVRGVLRDHAQSEEVTQDVLVEVWRTAPRYRADRGTAMTWVLTLAHRRAVDRVRSVEAAAARDRKAAQLADTPAFDEVSEEVEAHLEREQVRRCLRGLTEVQRQSVTLAYYRGLTYRQVAELLALPLGTVKTRLRDGLIRLRDCLGVSA from the coding sequence GTGAATGAAGTCGTCCGCATCGGGTCACGGTCCGCGCCCGGACCCGATCTGCAGGAGTTGCTCGCGCGGGTCGCCCGCGGTGACCAGCAGGCGTTCACCGGGGTCTACGACGCCGTGGCGGGGCCCGTCCTCGGAGTCGTGCGCGGTGTGCTGCGCGACCACGCGCAGTCCGAGGAGGTCACCCAGGACGTCCTGGTCGAGGTGTGGCGCACCGCGCCCCGGTACCGGGCCGACCGCGGTACCGCGATGACCTGGGTGCTCACGCTGGCGCACCGGCGCGCCGTGGACCGGGTCCGCTCCGTGGAGGCGGCCGCCGCCCGCGACCGCAAGGCCGCGCAGCTCGCCGACACCCCCGCGTTCGACGAGGTCAGCGAGGAGGTCGAGGCGCATCTGGAGCGCGAGCAGGTGCGCAGGTGTCTGCGCGGGCTCACCGAGGTTCAGCGGCAGTCCGTGACCCTCGCCTACTACCGCGGTCTGACCTACCGCCAGGTCGCCGAGCTCCTCGCCCTCCCCTTGGGCACCGTCAAGACCCGCCTGCGCGACGGACTCATCCGGCTGCGCGACTGCCTGGGGGTGAGCGCGTGA
- the aceB gene encoding malate synthase A: MSALAPSPLAIVDAEPLPRQEEVLTDAALAFVAELHRLFTPRRDELLARRAERRAEIARTSTLDFLPETAAVREDDSWKVAPAPAALNDRRVEITGPTDRKMTINALNSGAKVWLADFEDASAPTWENVVLGQLNLTDAYERRIDFTDERTGKSYALKGADELATVVMRPRGWHLDERHLQVDGKPVPGALVDFGLYFFHNAKRLIELGKGPYFYLPKTESYLEARLWNDIFVFAQDYVGIPQGTVRATVLIETITAAYQMEEILYELRDHASGLNAGRWDYLFSIVKNFRDGGSKFVLPDRNLVTMTAPFMRAYTELLVRTCHKRGAHAIGGMAAFIPSRKDAEVNKVAFEKVKNDKDREANDGFDGSWVAHPDLVPIAMKSFDAVLGDKPNQKDRLREDVSVAPGDLIAIDSLDAKPTYDGLVNAVQVGIRYIEAWLRGLGAVAIFNLMEDAATAEISRSQIWQWINAGVVFETGETATADLARKVAAEELAAIREEIGDEAFTSGKWQQANDLLLQVSLDADYADFLTLPAYEQLR, translated from the coding sequence ATGTCCGCACTAGCGCCGTCGCCGCTGGCCATCGTCGACGCAGAGCCCCTGCCCCGGCAGGAAGAGGTGCTCACCGACGCGGCCCTCGCGTTTGTGGCCGAGCTGCACCGGCTGTTCACGCCCCGGCGTGACGAGCTCCTCGCCCGGCGTGCCGAGCGCCGAGCGGAGATCGCCCGCACCTCCACCCTGGACTTCCTCCCGGAGACCGCCGCGGTCCGCGAGGACGACTCCTGGAAGGTCGCACCGGCCCCGGCCGCGCTGAACGACCGCCGCGTGGAGATCACGGGCCCGACGGACCGCAAGATGACCATCAACGCCCTCAACTCGGGCGCGAAGGTCTGGCTCGCGGACTTCGAGGACGCTTCCGCTCCCACCTGGGAGAACGTCGTTCTCGGCCAGCTCAACCTCACCGACGCCTACGAGCGCCGCATCGACTTCACGGACGAGCGCACCGGCAAGTCGTACGCCCTGAAGGGCGCCGACGAGCTCGCGACGGTCGTCATGCGCCCGCGCGGCTGGCACCTGGACGAGCGCCACCTCCAGGTCGACGGCAAGCCGGTCCCCGGCGCGCTCGTCGACTTCGGCCTGTACTTCTTCCACAACGCCAAGCGCCTCATCGAGCTCGGCAAGGGCCCGTACTTCTACCTCCCGAAGACGGAGTCGTACCTGGAGGCCCGCCTCTGGAACGACATCTTCGTCTTCGCGCAGGACTACGTCGGCATCCCGCAGGGCACGGTCCGCGCCACGGTCCTCATCGAGACGATCACCGCCGCGTACCAGATGGAGGAAATCCTCTACGAACTGCGCGACCACGCCTCCGGCCTCAACGCGGGCCGCTGGGACTACCTCTTCTCCATCGTCAAGAACTTCCGTGACGGCGGCTCGAAGTTCGTCCTGCCGGACCGCAACCTGGTGACGATGACCGCCCCGTTCATGCGGGCGTACACCGAACTCCTCGTCCGCACCTGCCACAAGCGCGGCGCGCACGCGATCGGCGGCATGGCCGCGTTCATCCCGTCCCGCAAGGACGCGGAGGTCAACAAGGTCGCGTTCGAGAAGGTCAAGAACGACAAGGACCGCGAGGCGAACGACGGCTTCGACGGCTCCTGGGTCGCGCACCCCGACCTGGTCCCGATCGCGATGAAGTCCTTCGACGCGGTGCTCGGCGACAAGCCGAACCAGAAGGACCGCCTGCGCGAGGACGTCTCCGTCGCGCCCGGCGACCTGATCGCCATCGACTCCCTCGACGCGAAGCCCACCTACGACGGCCTGGTCAACGCCGTCCAGGTCGGCATCCGCTACATCGAGGCGTGGCTGCGCGGCCTCGGCGCCGTCGCCATCTTCAACCTGATGGAGGACGCCGCCACCGCCGAGATCTCCCGCTCCCAGATCTGGCAGTGGATCAACGCGGGCGTCGTCTTCGAGACGGGCGAGACGGCCACGGCCGACCTGGCCCGCAAGGTCGCCGCCGAGGAACTCGCCGCGATCCGCGAGGAGATCGGCGACGAGGCCTTCACCTCCGGCAAGTGGCAGCAGGCTAACGACCTCCTCCTCCAGGTCTCCCTGGACGCGGACTACGCGGACTTCCTGACCCTTCCCGCGTACGAGCAGCTCCGCTGA